The following proteins come from a genomic window of Streptomyces sp. NBC_01716:
- a CDS encoding S1C family serine protease, translating into MDDGKATGPKAKWWSRPATGRAIPRDSDVPEHRITEETTELSPVTDENPQGPDRAPVTGPADSVPERAAGPEPSFDPDPDPEDHLLAPPERTPSAVSATAGTGTQGRPQPLHEPDPYSTPPYGGPGPWAPAPPVQRPVPTPAGGTPIPPQHYTGQTAAAAPGAPQPQPASGYGVPPQSAQQPMRGHQGQGHLPPPQGPHPQPNQWLQYDPWGAPGQQALSHPDPGEQRKKRRGIGLVGALALALCAAVIGGGVGAYIERNGGLTSVELPQAGNDSGGRPADSVAGIASSALPSVVTLHVSGGGEQGTGTGFVLDRSGHILTNNHVVDPAGENGDISITFSGGETAKAKLVGKDSGYDLAVVKVTGVSGLKPLPLGNSDNVQVGDPVVAIGAPFDLQNTVTAGIISAKERPITAGGENGDGSDISYVDALQTDAPINPGNSGGPLVNSKAQVIGINSAIRGADGGGTPDGAQAGSIGLGFAIPINQGKRVAEELINTGKASHPVIGVTLDMEYTGDGAKVGAKGAGGGPAVEEGGPAAKAGIRTGDVITEVDGQRVHSGEELIVKVRSHRPGDELELTLTRGGKEQTMTLVLGSAEGR; encoded by the coding sequence ATGGACGACGGCAAGGCCACCGGACCCAAGGCGAAGTGGTGGAGCCGCCCGGCTACGGGGCGCGCGATACCGCGGGACTCCGACGTACCGGAGCACCGGATCACTGAGGAGACGACGGAACTGTCGCCGGTCACCGATGAAAACCCCCAGGGTCCCGACCGGGCGCCGGTCACCGGACCCGCCGACAGCGTCCCCGAGCGAGCGGCCGGCCCGGAGCCGTCCTTCGACCCGGATCCGGATCCGGAGGACCATCTCCTCGCCCCGCCCGAGCGCACCCCCTCGGCGGTGAGCGCCACGGCGGGAACGGGCACGCAGGGCCGCCCGCAGCCGCTGCACGAGCCCGACCCCTACAGCACACCGCCCTACGGCGGCCCCGGCCCCTGGGCGCCCGCGCCTCCCGTGCAGCGACCGGTGCCCACCCCGGCGGGAGGCACGCCCATCCCGCCGCAGCACTACACCGGGCAGACCGCCGCGGCCGCCCCCGGCGCACCCCAGCCCCAGCCGGCCTCGGGGTACGGCGTCCCGCCCCAGAGCGCCCAGCAGCCGATGCGGGGCCACCAGGGCCAGGGTCACCTGCCCCCGCCCCAGGGCCCGCACCCTCAGCCCAACCAGTGGCTCCAGTACGACCCCTGGGGCGCCCCCGGACAGCAGGCCCTGTCCCACCCCGACCCGGGCGAGCAACGGAAGAAGCGCCGCGGTATCGGCCTCGTGGGCGCCCTGGCACTCGCGCTCTGCGCCGCCGTCATCGGTGGTGGAGTCGGCGCGTACATCGAGCGCAACGGCGGCCTCACCAGCGTCGAACTGCCCCAGGCGGGCAACGACAGCGGCGGCCGTCCGGCCGACAGCGTCGCCGGGATCGCCTCCAGCGCCCTGCCGAGCGTCGTCACCCTCCATGTCAGCGGAGGCGGCGAGCAGGGCACCGGCACCGGCTTCGTACTGGACCGTTCCGGCCACATCCTGACCAACAACCATGTGGTCGACCCCGCCGGCGAGAACGGCGACATCTCGATCACCTTCAGCGGCGGCGAGACCGCCAAGGCGAAGCTCGTCGGCAAGGACAGCGGCTACGACCTCGCCGTGGTGAAGGTCACCGGCGTCTCCGGACTCAAGCCGCTGCCGCTCGGCAACTCCGACAACGTCCAGGTCGGCGACCCGGTGGTGGCCATCGGCGCGCCCTTCGACCTCCAGAACACCGTCACGGCGGGCATCATCAGCGCCAAGGAGCGCCCGATCACCGCCGGCGGCGAGAACGGCGACGGCAGCGACATCAGCTACGTCGACGCCCTCCAGACCGACGCACCGATCAACCCCGGCAACTCCGGCGGCCCGCTGGTGAATTCGAAGGCCCAGGTCATCGGCATCAACAGCGCGATCCGCGGCGCCGACGGCGGCGGTACGCCGGACGGCGCCCAGGCCGGTTCCATCGGGCTCGGCTTCGCGATACCGATCAACCAGGGCAAGCGCGTCGCCGAGGAGCTGATCAACACCGGCAAGGCGTCGCACCCCGTGATCGGTGTCACGCTCGACATGGAGTACACGGGCGACGGCGCCAAGGTCGGTGCGAAGGGCGCCGGTGGCGGGCCGGCGGTGGAGGAAGGCGGCCCGGCGGCGAAGGCGGGCATCAGGACCGGCGACGTCATCACCGAGGTGGACGGCCAGCGCGTGCACAGCGGCGAGGAGCTGATCGTGAAGGTCCGCTCGCACCGCCCAGGTGACGAATTGGAGCTCACACTGACGCGCGGAGGTAAAGAGCAGACCATGACTCTGGTACTCGGCAGCGCGGAAGGCAGGTGA
- a CDS encoding anti-sigma factor family protein: MSGTGPTPAEQHLGDRLAALVDGELGHDARERVLAHLATCARCKAEADAQRRLKNAFAQSAPPPLSEGFLARLQGLPGGATEKDEDEPPGPFDGSAFGNGVFGVRSDAFGYRPAGPHGSPLRGGSSSGAGFRIHEVGRVEAERSPWRGRRFAFAAASAVSFAAMALGGALPMGATADTAARGAGAPNSITPLTRATTPPGSATRGRQGGERGAILPQSVDSAPVLAPGTMQAPLTPHPFQSAVLIHYPGAPLIRPTGTAFQMAANPGTTTPTATPDPTHLAAPTQPGVPLSQRR, translated from the coding sequence GTGAGTGGCACAGGTCCGACCCCCGCAGAGCAGCACCTGGGGGACCGGCTCGCCGCCCTGGTGGACGGGGAGCTCGGTCACGACGCCAGGGAGCGTGTGCTGGCGCACCTCGCCACCTGCGCCAGGTGCAAGGCGGAGGCCGACGCCCAGCGCCGGCTGAAGAACGCGTTCGCGCAGTCGGCGCCGCCGCCGCTGTCCGAAGGATTTCTCGCCCGTCTCCAGGGGCTGCCCGGCGGAGCCACCGAGAAGGACGAGGACGAGCCCCCTGGTCCGTTCGACGGTTCGGCGTTCGGCAACGGCGTCTTCGGCGTGCGGAGCGACGCGTTCGGCTACCGCCCGGCCGGACCCCACGGGTCACCTCTGCGCGGCGGCTCCAGCTCCGGTGCCGGCTTCAGGATCCACGAGGTCGGACGTGTCGAGGCCGAGCGCTCACCCTGGCGCGGCCGGAGGTTCGCCTTCGCCGCCGCGAGCGCGGTGTCCTTCGCCGCGATGGCCCTGGGCGGCGCGCTGCCCATGGGTGCCACGGCCGACACCGCCGCGCGCGGGGCCGGTGCGCCCAACAGCATCACGCCGCTGACCAGGGCCACCACACCGCCCGGCAGCGCGACGCGGGGCAGGCAGGGCGGCGAGCGGGGTGCCATCCTTCCGCAGTCCGTCGACAGCGCGCCGGTGCTCGCTCCCGGCACGATGCAGGCACCGCTCACTCCCCACCCGTTCCAGTCGGCGGTCCTCATCCACTACCCGGGGGCGCCCTTGATACGTCCTACGGGTACGGCGTTCCAGATGGCCGCCAATCCCGGAACGACCACACCTACCGCCACACCCGACCCCACCCACCTCGCCGCACCCACACAGCCCGGCGTGCCGCTTTCGCAGCGTCGGTGA